The Megalops cyprinoides isolate fMegCyp1 chromosome 19, fMegCyp1.pri, whole genome shotgun sequence genome has a window encoding:
- the chst12a gene encoding carbohydrate sulfotransferase 12 has product MRRMERPQLGSDKMGKSRLFRIFLILGSLFMILLIIIYWDDVGATHFYLHTTISGPQSSRVPLESHSTPRHKAGDDKGSSFLSDIDAFVNQFLEGTNEPSQEVRDESSPGTMGNASGEAGKQEDKYVPRREWKIHLSPISAEMKQRQADRKQLVHDLCSSNSTLNFPGKNRTFDDIPNKELDHLIVDDRHGIIYCYVPKVACTNWKRIMIVLSESLLVNGVPYQDPLDIPMEHIHNSSLHLTFNKFWKRYGKFSRHLMKIKLKKYTKFLFVRDPFVRLISAYRNKFEQVNEEFYRRFAVVMLKRYSNYTDPPESVVDAFAAGIRPSFSNFIQYLLDPQTEKDMPFNEHWKQVYRLCHPCQIDYDFVGKLETLDEDAEHLLRVLHVDNIVQFPPSYRNRTASSWEWDWFAKIPYESRRKLYKLYEGDFSLFGYPKPEKLLHDG; this is encoded by the coding sequence ATGAGGAGAATGGAACGTCCCCAGCTTGGATCAGATAAAATGGGGAAGTCAAGACTTTTTCGCATTTTTCTGATACTGGGCTCCCTTTTCATGATCCtgctgattattatttattgggATGATGTGGGAGCCACCCATTTTTACCTACACACCACCATATCGGGTCCTCAGTCCTCACGCGTCCCCCTTGAAAGTCACTCTACACCCAGGCACAAAGCAGGAGATGACAAAGGTAGTTCGTTCTTGTCTGACATTGATGCATTTGTTAACCAGTTCTTGGAGGGCACTAATGAGCCCTCTCAGGAAGTAAGGGATGAAAGCTCCCCGGGGACCATGGGAAATGCCTCAGGGGAAGCTGGGAAACAGGAAGACAAATATGTGCCAAGGCGCGAGTGGAAAATCCATTTGAGTCCCATCTCTGCGGAGATGAAACAGCGGCAGGCTGACAGGAAGCAGCTGGTTCATGACCtatgcagcagcaacagcacccTGAATTTCCCGGGGAAGAACAGAACGTTTGATGACATACCCAACAAAGAGCTGGACCACCTGATTGTGGATGACCGCCACGGTATCATCTACTGCTACGTGCCCAAGGTGGCGTGCACCAACTGGAAACGCATTATGATCGTGCTGAGCGAGAGCCTGCTGGTCAACGGCGTGCCCTATCAGGACCCCCTGGATATTCCCATGGAGCACATCCACAACAGCAGCCTGCATTTGACCTTCAACAAGTTCTGGAAGCGTTATGGCAAGTTCTCCCGCCATCTGATGAAGATCAAGCTCAAGAAGTACACCAAGTTCCTCTTTGTCAGGGACCCTTTCGTCCGGCTCATCTCGGCCTATAGGAACAAGTTTGAGCAGGTGAATGAGGAGTTCTACCGGAGGTTCGCCGTCGTCATGTTGAAGAGGTATTCCAATTACACCGATCCTCCGGAGTCGGTTGTGGACGCGTTTGCAGCGGGAATTCGCCCGTCTTTTTCAAACTTCATTCAATACCTGTTGGACCcccagacagaaaaagacatgCCCTTCAATGAGCACTGGAAGCAGGTGTATCGCCTGTGTCACCCCTGTCAGATCGACTATGACTTCGTAGGAAAGCTGGAGACGCTGGATGAGGACGCAGAGCACTTGCTCCGGGTCCTGCATGTGGACAACATCGTCCAGTTTCCTCCCAGCTACCGGAACAGAACAGCTAGCAGCTGGGAGTGGGACTGGTTTGCCAAAATCCCCTATGAATCGCGGAGAAAGCTGTACAAGCTCTATGAAGGCGACTTCAGCTTGTTTGGATACCCTAAGCCTGAAAAACTATTACATGATGGATAA
- the grifin gene encoding grifin, which yields MTLRFEASCPDGLCPGWSIILKGEPPSEANKFEINFMCDRDDRIAFHFNPRFDESDIVCNSFMSNHWGQEERCTNFPFGTEEPFQIEIYSDNENFHVYIDDTKIMQYKHRIEDLKTITKVQVANDINITSLEITKKPFY from the exons ATGACTTTACGG TTTGAGGCGTCCTGCCCTGATGGCCTGTGCCCAGGATGGAGCATCATTCTGAAAGGAGAGCCACCCTCTGAGGCGAATAA ATTTGAGATCAACTTCATGTGTGATAGAGACGACAGAATAGCCTTCCACTTCAACCCTCGCTTTGATGAGTCAGACATCGTGTGCAACTCCTTCATGTCCAACCACTGGGGACAGGAGGAACGGTGTACCAACTTCCCTTTTGGAACTGAGGAGCCCTTCCAG ATCGAAATTTACTCCGACAATGAAAACTTCCATGTTTACATCGATGACACGAAGATAATGCAGTATAAGCACCGCATTGAAGACCTGAAGACCATCACCAAAGTGCAGGTGGCAAACGACATCAATATCACCTCATTAGAGATCACCAAGAAACctttttattga
- the LOC118794571 gene encoding gastrin/cholecystokinin type B receptor: protein MNVSSDHPGVQLQFSPSLPYENSSVDSFQQENTELERLLLLTIQEPTTIALTVMYVLSFVVGFIGNIMSIKVLTSRRSKRLPGVSATRSLLINLAVCDLMVVCVCMPITLGHKIYTVWVYGDFLCRAVPFTQAVSVSASVLSLTVISVNRYYSVHSPLNARSFFTRRKIFWTIVVVWVFSSGICSPLVFMNQRDEFRPIEDLPFVFPICREIWPQARMKQVYNVLLFVALYCLPVTFNLTISCLTGRKLWCASHHFAEFDPRGQAAHSSRLKVRKKIAKMVVALVLLFAVSWLPLYVADIWIDHEVHPPPWILQLRPFAEWLGLTNSSLNPICYCFIGDLYRSAKVIRSKYRQRFLSFFRSSSSNALPTLLSLKRPRSTQHKETMCSVLEDRFSDWYSNTSICETALGSSQQVSLKSTLRQPGDSGDSRDVSDHTGF from the coding sequence ATGAATGTGTCTTCAGATCACCCTGGAGTGCAGCTGCAGTTCTCCCCTTCGCTGCCCTACGAGAACTCCAGCGTTGACTCATTCCAGCAGGAGAACACTGAGCTGGAGAGACTGCTCCTATTGACGATCCAGGAGCCCACCACCATCGCCCTCACCGTGATGTATGTACTGTCCTTTGTGGTGGGGTTCATCGGGAACATCATGTCCATCAAAGTGCTGACCAGCAGGCGAAGCAAGAGGCTGCCGGGCGTGAGCGCCACCCGGAGCCTCCTGATCAACCTGGCCGTGTGCGACCTGATGGTGGTGTGCGTCTGCATGCCCATCACTCTCGGCCACAAGATCTACACCGTCTGGGTGTACGGGGACTTCCTCTGCAGGGCGGTGCCCTTCACCCAGGCTGTGTCCGTGTCGGCCAGCGTCCTCAGCCTGACCGTCATCAGCGTCAACCGCTACTACAGTGTCCACAGCCCCCTGAATGCCCGGTCCTTCTTCACCCGGCGGAAGATCTTCTGGACCATCGTGGTGGTGTGGGTCTTTTCCTCCGGCATATGCTCGCCCCTGGTCTTCATGAACCAGCGGGACGAGTTCCGACCCATCGAGGACCTGCCCTTCGTGTTCCCCATCTGCAGGGAGATCTGGCCGCAGGCCAGGATGAAGCAGGTCTACAACGTGCTGCTCTTCGTCGCCCTCTACTGCCTGCCAGTAACCTTCAACCTGACCATCAGCTGCCTGACGGGGCGCAAGCTGTGGTGCGCCTCACACCACTTTGCCGAATTCGACCCCCGTGGCCAGGCCGCGCATTCCTCCCGCCTGAAGGTGCGCAAGAAGATTGCCAAAATGGTGGTGGccctggtgctgctgtttgcCGTCTCCTGGCTTCCGCTCTACGTGGCTGACATCTGGATCGACCACGAGGTGCACCCCCCGCCCTGGATCCTCCAGCTACGGCCTTTTGCCGAGTGGCTGGGCCTCACCAACTCCAGTCTGAACCCCATCTGCTATTGCTTCATCGGAGACCTCTACCGCTCGGCCAAAGTCATCAGGAGCAAGTACCGCCAGAGGTTCCTCTCCTTCTTCCGATCCTCCTCCTCCAACGCCCTGCCAACACTGCTCTCCTTGAAGAGGCCGAGGTCCACCCAACACAAAGAGACCATGTGCAGCGTGCTGGAGGACCGCTTCTCCGACTGGTACTCCAACACCAGCATTTGCGAGACCGCGCTTGGCTCCAGCCAGCAAGTGTCTCTTAAGAGTACCTTAAGACAGCCAGGAGACAGCGGAGACTCAAGGGATGTGTCCGATCATACGGGTTTCTAG